The nucleotide sequence CAGTGACtacttttatttacattttcgAAAGTTTTAATGTTAGTTTTGGTTCCTTCTTTAGCTGATGAGTGCAACACTTAGAGAACGGCTAAAGAAAACGAGAAGTTCATTTAATTCCTGTTATGCCCTGGCAAAACGGCTTAAAGtagatactgaagaaaataactccacCACTTCAAAGACAGCAACATCTTCCTCCGATGGAAGCTGCTCTGGCTCTTCAGAAAACTGTAAAAACATGGAAAAAGCAGCTGAAGAAAGTCTGTATTTGAAAGACCCCTTAAAGGATGTTGATGTTTATAGAAGCGAGTCTCTTGAAATAAGTAGTTTACCAGATAATCTCCCAGTAGTTTCAGAAGATCGTAACACTGGCAAGAAAGAATTGCTTGAAGAAAAGATGGAATTGTTGAAGCAAGTTCAAGAGAAGGAAGAACTTCTTCGAAGACTAAAATTGACCAAAATGTATAGGTCAAAGGTGAGAATGTTGAGATTGGTTGCAAAGACACTGAGACATGGCCTCTTCCATTCCTGTCTCTCACTAGGTGACCTCTTCTCCCATCTCCCCTATATCCAAATAGTTGTCAGCTTCTGTTGTTTCAATCTTCCTCACATCCCTTGAATAAGGCCCTTTTTCCTAAGGCTTCTGCCACCTTCTCAACTTATTCATGGACTGCTGAAATGGCTCCTTGTTTGgtttctttgccttttcttttcccattccaacccctcatctggaaaatgggtcTTCATAAGATGCAGGCCCTTTCATATCACTATTTCCCTCTATTTCCCCATTCAGTTTGCTCCCCATTGCCTGTGggaccaaatacaaaattccCTGTTAAAGCTTTTCATCCTCTAAGCCTCTCCCCAACTTCTAGTCATCTTCTTCCTTACTTCCAGTGGCCTTAGCCTCCTTGCTTTTCCTTGAACAACATTCTATTTCTCAGACTCCAGGCATTTTTGCTGACTctccccatgcctgaaatattCTTCCACCtcatttctattcctttcttcctttgcttctgtCAGGTCTCAGCTAAAGACTCagcttctgcaagaagcctttcctcctAGTCCTTAATCTTTGTGCCTTTCTTCTGAGActaatccaattttttttttttttggtaaactcatatttgtaaatagttgtttgcatattttcttccCGTTTGGATTGTGAGCTGCTATGGAGGGAAGAATTGTGTTTTGCCTTTGTGTTCTTAggacttagcccagtgcctggttcTTGgcggacatttaataaatgctagttgacttcATTGATAATCTTTCTAGAGGAGGAT is from Gracilinanus agilis isolate LMUSP501 chromosome 2, AgileGrace, whole genome shotgun sequence and encodes:
- the SFR1 gene encoding swi5-dependent recombination DNA repair protein 1 homolog isoform X1, with translation MEIPSDKTPALPATPKAGDTVAVSQSLSSGKQLMSATLRERLKKTRSSFNSCYALAKRLKVDTEENNSTTSKTATSSSDGSCSGSSENCKNMEKAAEESLYLKDPLKDVDVYRSESLEISSLPDNLPVVSEDRNTGKKELLEEKMELLKQVQEKEELLRRLKLTKMYRSKNDLSQLQSLIKKWRNSSQLLLFELQSTLSMENKKLSLTQLIDIYGLEDQLLHYNRIDEEFIDF
- the SFR1 gene encoding swi5-dependent recombination DNA repair protein 1 homolog isoform X2, translating into MSATLRERLKKTRSSFNSCYALAKRLKVDTEENNSTTSKTATSSSDGSCSGSSENCKNMEKAAEESLYLKDPLKDVDVYRSESLEISSLPDNLPVVSEDRNTGKKELLEEKMELLKQVQEKEELLRRLKLTKMYRSKNDLSQLQSLIKKWRNSSQLLLFELQSTLSMENKKLSLTQLIDIYGLEDQLLHYNRIDEEFIDF